AGCAGGCTGAAGAACGACACGGCCATGCAGGCGATGCCGGTGGCAAAGTAGACGTTTCCGGCCACTGCCTTCAGCACCGCCCATAACCCTCGTTCGCGCCACAGTTCGCCGACATGTCCGACTTCCTTCATGGCGCGGGCGGTCAATACGTCTCCGGCGGTCGAGCTGGCGACAATCACCGCGATCGCGGACCAGGTGTGCATCGGGGACATCAGTCGCCTTCCTCGGTCTCTGGCTGTGCAGGAGTCAAGGAGGGTCCGCGGGTCACGACCGCCACGCCGCCGCTCACCAGCAGGATCCCCAGCCAGCGAGTCAGCGTGACTTGTTCGTGCAGGAGGAACTGCGCCATCAAGGCCAGCATGACGTATCCCAGGGACGCTGCCGGGAGAACGTACGTCAGGTCGGCCCAGGACAAAGCCGCCATATAGGAAGCGAAGAAGCCGATCAGCAGCACGATCCCGATAGCCACCCAGGGAGTGAAAACGAAGCTGATGAGGCGGGCGATGTCGGTGGCCGAAAGCGGGCCAGCCT
This genomic stretch from Terriglobia bacterium harbors:
- a CDS encoding EamA family transporter, whose product is MSFRKYLVLAAIVLFGSSGDICLSYAMKKAGPLSATDIARLISFVFTPWVAIGIVLLIGFFASYMAALSWADLTYVLPAASLGYVMLALMAQFLLHEQVTLTRWLGILLVSGGVAVVTRGPSLTPAQPETEEGD